TCTGGTGGTGGCCTATCCGTCTGTGGGCTCGCGCTGGTTTCGAGCTCCGTCCCGTCGAGACCATCGTCGTGTCGGTTAATGCCGTAAGagacgcttctttttttttttctatttgaacCATCGGCGGACGCATTTCTCTTATTCGCCTCTCCCCCTTCCAGCTTGTATATATTGTGGCCGACACGAAGTGGAGGAGAGGTCGTGTTGGAGATCGGCAGTTGGCCGCCGCCGCCTGCTGTACTCGCGTCCCGCCTCACGAGGGTCAATGTACCCCGGGGGGACCATAACCGTTGGTTTCTTATCTCGACCGAGACAGGGGTTTCGGGCTCCCGCTGCAATAAAGGGAAGAGAATGTCCGGATGAGAACAAATAGCGAGCCTGTTTGAGAGTCGCAAAAGGAGCCGGGTTGGTTTGTAAGTGCAACATGCAGTGTCTGTGCAGTACGAATGTGGTACACTCAAGTCTTTACCATACAAGCCTGTTCGGTTTGTCTGGTAAAAAtaacacaaagaaagaaagaaagaaagaaagaaagaaagaaagaaagaaagaaagaaagaaagaaagaaagaaagaaagaaagaaagaaagaaagaaagaaagaaagaaagaaagaaagaaagaaagaaagaaagaaagaaagaaagaagggagtgtCTTTGGTTACTGGAGCGTGTGTATTTGGTTCCGTCCGGTGCATTGCACGTGTTACGGCGTGGACAATGGCTTCCCAAGAAAAAGAGGTGGGGTGTAAATCAAGAAAGTGCGCTTCTACTCTGCACCCTCGCCTCGTCACCCCGGTACACTGCCCTCTCACGGAGAACTCTATGCCTTCTTTCGCACTCTTCCGCGTCACGGTGTGAAACATAGATGGCGCCACTTCAACTCTTCTTCCAATACCCGCATCAAttaagtttattcctcctcttcCCCTTTCGAGATTTTCAGCCAACGTGATCCGTTTAAGAGGTACGTCTTTCAGAGCTTAGGATTGACAGCTGGACATGTAGTTCAGCCTGTTAATAGGTGAAAGGcgtagagtgagtgagtgagtgagtgagtgagtgagtgagttatgTTAAGGCTTACGCATTCTGCCTCTACTCTATACTCTATACCACGCACGTCCGCTTATGCGAGCCGAGTATCTGTTACGCGAGTGTTATAGGACATGAAAAACAATATGCTACATAAATGATtgcaaaacaaaatatttttattgaatGTGCAAAACTAACAGCGGTGCATGCCAACGCAAGCAGTAAGTAGTAATCATTGCTTATAAAATTCTCATGCAGTTTCAAGTCATCACGTTTCACTGCACAAAAGGGGAAGTAACATTCCTATTTGTCAGTTTAGGATGAAACATCTAATTATTTGACCACCTGATAGCCATGTCAATGCGTTCCTTTGTATACACTTCGAAGTACTATTTCAGTAAATACATAGAATAGACATAGCGATGTCGAATGCAGAATATGAAAGAAAAatgtcagtgaaaaaaaaaaaacgaacgaagGAACAATGTGTGCTGATCGTTGTACCATGTGCGTATTCGCTGGCAATATTTCATTTTCCTGATTTGTTTTACTCTTagcatttctcttcttttttgttatttttatatggCCCCgtaaatttcgaaaacaagcgtAAGTCCCCCAGGACTCTAATAGTGATTTTGTCATGTCATATTTTCAGCTCTTACTTGaaatagccaatttttctagagCCAAATATTACACTATTCCCGAAATAGATGTACGCCTAAGTATTCATCTCCATCTCTACGAACAATGTCAACCACTACAAAAAGAAACGTTGCCACTACAGTTCAGTGCAACTAGTTAGAAATTTAAGTGAACAGTGGTGTAAAGCTTGCATATGACATTCCTTCCTATTGTTTTCCTATAtgtctctctcttctctttttcTACTTTCCCTCTGTGACCTTACAGATTTCTCAATCGCAGCTGCAGTCTTGAAACTAATCTACTCAACATGAAAGTTTTGGTACTAGTTCCTACCTCCAGTGGGTTTTTGTTTCCATCGAAGACTCCCCTACTCATACTACAATCTCGTAAGAACCAAACCCATTGGTCAATAGCATTCGCCATCGCGAGGGCTTCAACGACATAGTAAGATGAAAAGGCGGGCTAGTCGGCTTGAATTCATTCTTGACCCAAATGCGTTGACTAAACGGTATAAACAAAACGAGGAATACAGGTCTTCGTTTTGTCAGCGTCGTTTAGTGTATGTGTTGAGGGGTGTGTCCCGAAAGCCGCCATAAATGGCTGAATAGACTGCTAAATTGACAGCTCCTATTTTAAGTCCCATTCTGATTTTGATGTACGTAGCCGATAAAGTTGGCAAGGTCGAGATGACGGCGTCGGTTACAAGAACTATGCAGGTTATTTTGCTGTCCCAACAAGATGGCAGCTCTGCGAAACGCTCGAATAGCTCGTATCTCACCGATGTGGTCACCTTTAGACAAGCAGACGCTTTTTGACACGCTCAATGTTACCGGCGTTCAATTTTTCATAAGTCATAACAGCAACAAAGTGCATGAATtaacatttttgtttgtttttcttagcTTTCTCTGCTCGGCTTCTGGTTGGGCCACGTCGTGCAGACGTCATGCAGATGCGTTTCATTTCGCTGAGTACTACGGCTCgatgcggtgtttgaagttgtcgGGTTAGGCTGTCCACGACACCGACCAGAACTGGGACACAGCATGGATCCAGAATGACTTCGGCGACGTATAGCTCGAGGTTGTTTCACAGGCCTCCGTCGTCATCATCCATCTCGTAGTCTTCCATCACCAAGTGGGCGACTTGCTCTTCGACCACGTTCTCGTCCTCGGCTCGGTTCTCGCCTTCCCGCCGCTTCCTTTTGCCCAGCGTTATTGGAGTTTGCCGAGGACTCTGCGAAATCGGTTTCCCCGTGCGACCCATTACTACTTCACAATCGGAAGGACCGACACTTGGGCGAGTTCGAAGAAGTGGCTATACTACTGGAATCGGcatagcaaaaaaaagaagaaaaaacggaaCACAATGCATCAGGGAAACAAGCTTCACACATGATAGAGAGTAAAAAAGACAGATACAAGAGGGTAAGTCCTGGAGCTTAATCGAAAGTACATCTGGTTTGCTACAATACACCAAGAGGAGCGAGAAGGAAGATGGAAAGGAGAGCGTAGAGAAGGAGGCATGCACACTTCTGCCTTGTactctacctttttttttttacgctgctCATTCAAAATGTGCCCTCACAATAGTTCATCCTGATTTGATTTTTGTAATTTTAAATGTTCGTACCCTGCCGTTTCACAGGCATTTATTATCACGTGTTCAATATCTGGATTCATTGACAAAGACCTAGCTCATGCTCGCTGTCGTCTTCAGATGTTTTTAACTATGCATCTCTTTTGTGACAGAGTCTTTCCCCTAATTATCAAATAAATTAAATACTACCCAGAACGCTGACTCGTTATTTACGGGAACAAAAGTTTAATATCTGTTTTGTTATGCTGTAACTGCTTTTCTGCGGAGATGTTGAGGTTTGTTAAGCTTCGGCCACTTCACATCTACAAATTCCGCAGCGAGAAAAATTTCATTGGGAACGAACGCCGGTAAAGTGCAAAGAAATGCTTGAACACACTCTTTTCTCGATACAGTATAGCAAGTATAAAGTATAGCAACCATTACTGCGAACAAACATCATCCATGTATCATGCTTGCGTAAGTCGCGTTGCGTCTAGAGTATCATCAAAGGCGACACGTCACCATCCCTCATGAATGTAGGACACTTTCAACACGTGGTTCGTCCGTTTTCACTAAATGCACTTCTATGCCATAAGTGTCCCAAAATGGTCACGTGAGCGGAGTTTACAGGGACGTGGTTGTTTGCCGCAGATATGCAGAGCCTCACAATGCGGAATTCTGCCGAGCAACTACCCTGAAATCTCCCAGCTGCCACGGATCGCATGACGCTTCATGAAGAGACCGTCCGTCCGGGAAGATAGAATGGAGCGAGATGAAACAGACAGTAAGGCATGACTCAACGCACAAAGAAGCTGCTCATATTGTCAGAAAACAACGACGTTCCCGTCACCGACGTACGTCTAGGAATACTACTGCGCAATCTAGACCATCACCGCGATTTCATAATCCGACTGACCACCGGACTTCTATTCGCTGAAAGCTGCCACTCCATGCCGCCGCCACCAGCAGCAGCCAGCGTGTCACATTCAGAGAACCAAAGAAACGCGGAGTTCATGAAAGTGGCCGCGGATGCCGCGTGGCCATCATTACCACCACTGCACGTTCACAAAGAGATGGTAGAAGATTCTACTAATGATCTCCACGATGATGACGTACACTTTCAGAAATCTGCAGCGCCAATACGAACAAGGCAAGGAAGACACGCAGAGGCACAGGGCTGTGTTTTTGCATGTCTTCTTTGTCTCTCTCAATTCAGCGCTATTCATTTCTAAAACTTATAAAGCAACTACCAGCAACGTATTTTGTTAAGATTTGCGCACCATCACCACGTTTGAGGTCATTAATAAGCACATTGAGCACACAATACTGACAATTCCACCTGTTCGAAGCGCACTGCAAGTTCGGAATACCTTGGAACTAGTCCTTGCAAGTCTTCCTTAGCATCACAGATTGCAGTGTACTTCATATATTATACAGTCGAAGTCGAACCTTACTTTGACATATCTTGCCTTCTAAGACAATTTTATATCCTTCTTTCTGATATAAGTTCGTTGTAGGAATTAGACAATAATGACCAACTTGTTTTTATGAATCAACATGAAAGGCTCTTTCAAATTCACGAGGAGGCTTCTATATAGAGGTGTTCTAcaatattttgtttctttttttcattcaaaatTTTGATACTTACGTCAATGCATGCTGCAAGAATGCAGAAtgcttcctcttgagagatattAGCTGGCAGCGAGTTCTGAAATTTAAATACCATGTTAAATAGTATATCCCAAACTCGGGCAAATAGAGTCAGTTATGGTGAGTGTGTATTGAGTGAATTGGATATTGCGCAGTACGCAAAAACTGAATCGGAGAAGAGGTCCCGACAACATCGCGGGCTGTTTGTAAAAAAGCTTGCCTACGTTGTGAAGTGTGTTATTGCATCCGTATACAGTAGGTGTTACTATTGTGCTAATTGCGATATTTTGTATGCTGAGTCTGCCTTTAATAGGCAATGCACTATAAGTCCCATTTAACCTTTTTTTTCGTACTTTACTTGTACTGTTAATTTATTCTCTGGACCACACAggttcataaagagtgtgccacactcgccgccatggctactgatggcgctcccacgtttaaattcacatttatacacaataaagtggctgggaggatagccgccgtagctcagtggtaaagcatcaaaTGTGTTACTTGAAGGTCGCAGGTCCCTTACACTTTCCTTCGCATTAttatctgttaaatctcattaatattgtatcgaaacgcggaaaaacgaccccttaagtatacaactatttccctttatatatatatatatatatatatatatatatatatatatatatatatatatatatatatatatatatatatatatatatatatatatatatattatttatgtatgtgtatgtatatcgCTTTGTGTGACGCAAATGTGTGTGATACAGAATTTAATTTAACTGGGACACGCACAGGTACTATTGCAGTGACCTATCAGAGTCTGCTGAGCTGTATCTGTAAAGCGTCGGGCCGGATTAGTTACGTGTAATGTATTTCAGATTaagaaatattgccacgttcgtttctaaagctttgttatcgccccgttacaatAGGTTCAGCGGAAACTGCGCCTACGATGTTTGAGAAGCTaagaggctgtagtagatcgttttgttacaATTATGCCAACTTCGTGAACATTATATTTTGCTGGAACCTACGTCCCCGCTTgcgataacactagaatattAGATGGCAAGGTATAAATGCCTacacgcttcaccgcttgtcaattaatcgacggccgacgctctgttcgccgctatcagtgccagagtctcgctgtaatcttactttccttttacgtggccacaggtTAAGCCGAATAAATAGATTATTCTTCAAAGTACTATCTGTTCCCCTTCATCAACGTcatgaccccatgacaatattattttattgaaaacaTTAACTCGAATCTCGTTGAGTATTATCAAATGTGTTAACCGCTGCATAAGCAAGTATTATTGTTTATACACACTCTATCATACATAAAAAGCATGTTCAACGACTTACCTGCTTTAAGCAGCCATTCAGCTGAAATGTTAAATCAAATAAAACATCAGGGACGTCTCCCAGAAGACATGAGAGTTAGACAACAAACATCCACATCTTCAGATAAAAGAAAAATTCGTTACCGGTAAAGATGAGAACATCACACAATGTGCACAAGTAAGAGCTCTTCACAGGGAAGATATGAGAGCCTTGTAATGATACATCACCTGATTGCATACAAGATTTTATAATCTGTGTTGAAGTAGCGGATACAATGTTCCTCGGTAAGTGCATAAGCATTATTTGACTTACGTCATTAAAAGGACGTTTCTAATGTTGCTACCAATTCTATCAAGCTATCGATCAGATGACTTTACCTTTTCGAGGCTTCAACTTAGTGCAGCCGTTGTAGTGCAACTACTATTCTCGCTTTAGTTCCTTCCGATTTATGAACATGATTTAAAGCTAGCTTTGTCTTGGGTACCGATAGTTGCATCCTGCGGTGCTATCTGATCTATTAAACGTGCTTAACATAGCACTTATGTCCATCTGTAACCAACCTAGTCTAGGAAACTGTTTCACAACGCATGCGAAAGTTATGTATTACAAGTTTTATTCCGATATCAATTATAGGAACACTATCAGCTAGTTTTCGCCACCAGCGTAGGCGTCGACGTTTGTCGCCGCCGTTTTTCAccgtatatgtatctatatacagggtgtcccaatTCACCCACTGCATAATTTTTAAAGCAGCCACTAGTGTTACTCGAAAAACAAACACCTAATGCAAATTGTTCCTAGTAGAGTGAACTAGCCGATAGTAATTTTCTGCTAATTAAATTTAAGTACGTGAAAAATCAAATATCTAATTCTAGAACTACTGTTCTGATCAGTGAAGCGTCAAAGATGCAGTTGTAGTCAACCACGTGGGATATCAAACTGCGCTATTTTCAGCGACGTATGAATTGCATACTCAGTTTTGGTGAATGAAACGATCCCCATAAATTATGAGAAGTATCATGTGACAGCGCTCCCAGCCGCATCGTAAAGCAGTGCCCCCGAAGAAGCTGATTGACAGCGATTCCTTTGCCGGTCACACATCTAAAGAGAGAGCGCATCCACTTGATTGTGATATGGAAGAAGTAGCAAGCTGTGTGGCTTATCAGCGTTTCCTTCCTGTCACTTATACATCGCGTTTTTTACACACCTTTTACgactcttacccccgtattcataaacgctcctcgactcgaattccatccttcacttgactgggTTGAggactgcgccgctgctcgactgaaattgacgctgcgcttctcaagaatcactgcagaatatcgccgatatgcagtgacttggtttGCCAAgggacggcgctcccatcggctttttcaagtcgaggagagctcttgagtgaaggagcgtttgtgaatacgggggttactgATCCTGATAAAAATGGTTATCTACAGCATGGTCGAAGCGCTACTTGTACCACTGTACTAGGAACAATATGTATTaggatttttttttgtgtaacgctagcggctttttttttttgaaattgcgCTGTGAGTTaactgggacaccctgtatatgagaACGCACCAAAGAAAAATAGTCCAGAAAAAAGGACTCCGCTGCATGGAATCGGACGTCTGACTTTTCGTGTCTGAGCGGGGGGCGTTAGCCACTGAGTCACTAGAGAGCACCTCCTTCACCGTTAGAATGGCAAGctctttatatctaccacttaccgatgGCAATGCTGATCTTGGAAGAGATagaatgttttcagcattaccaccgAGATGGCGCGGTAAGCGCGCTCAACGTAAAGCCCCTGCTCAACGCCCAGCTCGTCGCGACTTGCCGACGcgcgctcatctcccacgcgtactttgccccgcagagGGGGCGGGGGGTATAGATTATTGTGTGCGCGATCTTATCCTACGGTGGGGGAGAATCGTTCGCCTTCGGCTTTTACCGAAACGATTGCGTTGTAGTTggcgggcccacaaaggtcacttcgctcgctgcacagGCCCAGTTTGAAAAAATAGCAAGCTTTTCatgcacagcgaagtaacaactaggACATTTGTTAGTTTCCActgatctgtacctgtgagtacgtttcgtgcgtcgtttttctTTAAACGGcgcgttaagtgtcgagctgtaaacgttgttagtttaCTCTCGTCCTGAAGTGTAGTTTTCGCGCGTCGTTTGTGCGTGCGcagtgcgctgcacgtttcgCTCTGCTTGCCGTTCTCGGCGTTagattccaagttgttgctatcgcattcattgcttcgcccttgcggcgaaactgtgaatTTTTATAATATGCCCGATACACAGTTCTTTGTACAATGAAGAGCTTCTAAGCATTTATATTAGGTCTGAATGTTGACAGAGGAGAAAGCCCGAGGAAGCAAACCCACGCTCTCGCAACACGCTATGAGGAATTGTTTAGGCTCAACTTCTCAcaactgcatattttttttctggaAGGAAGCCTGTTGCAAGAGGGAAGAATGATTATGGCAATCCAGCACaaccgttttatttatttatttatttatttatttatttatttatttatttttttatttatttatttatttattactgcaACATATATCACCCAAGTGGGAATTATGGGGTAAACCACGGTTGGACAGTCGGAAACGGCAAACATTTGCCCAGCACTGTCTGCGCATTCACGTAAAGACCACATCTTGTAGTTACGAACAAAATGCATAGGCTGGGAGATCGACAACACATGCATCGAACTTATTCCATTCACCAgtagtaaaataaaagaaaagaatgaGCAAGGACACCGTGGTACGACTGCTATGGTGGTGAGTAACTAGTGGGGTAAGAAATGAGATTATTTGAATACAGAAGAATACTCACAGCTGTGTTGTACTTCTGCTGGTTACACAAGATGCATTGACTCTGAAATATAAAATACGTCGTTTCCTTCTGTGGGCTGTGGCTTTTCTACAGCAACCCTTCATTGATGCAAGATAATGTTTCACTTCAAATGCATAGTCCTGCTCATGGCAGTCGCACTCCCACGCACGTACCGAACATTCAGATCATTGTAGACGCTTCGTGGTGCAGTGGACATAACTAAGCTGACAGCGATCATGaagtgaagatgatgatgatggtggtggtggtggtggtgttaaCCAGCCACTCGGGTTTCTTTCATCAGTTTAAGTGGGTAACAAGCCAGCATAATTGTAAGCGATACCTTTGTTTCGTTAAGGTCAAGAACGCTTACCTGGAGCGATGATGCTTGAGACAGCATACAAAACCTCACGTTTGCCTGTAAATGCGAGCATGAAAAAATTTGGATTGCATCGTAACAGCAGTATATGACTGTTTCTTATATAGTTGTCTATAAAAACGCTAAGCTATTCTCCAGCAGCTTCGCAGAGTGGTGACGTACGTTTATGAATTagtgaataaaaaaatagaaatggAAGTTTTCTACGAATATATAGGCTCTGATTACACAATGTGATCTGCGAAATTCATGTCAGTTTTTCAAACGGCTGCCCCATGGTTACCTTTGTGATTAATATTGACTTGATGAATGGACTTGCAACTAGGCTATTTTACTACGTCACTACAttgtctttatatatatatatatatatatatatatatatatatatatatatatatatatatatattaggtatatatatatatatatatatatatatatatatatatatatatatataggtaattatatatatatatatatatataattacctGGAACAGTGATGAAGCGTTCTTTGTTGGGAATACACAGCTAGGGTTTTAGTTTATGGAACTACGAAGCACGAAACCGTCGCCGTCGAGATTCAGAGTGAAACAATCATTATAAATTCACATGCTATAGCATTCTATGGGGATCTACGAACTGTGGCTGTGCTTCCCTTTACTCGCTAATGAGAAACTTCAAGCGGGATTAAACAGAGTCAATCTCGAGATCATTTGCATCAAACGATCTCGCAGGATTGCTCCATTTTAAAGACTCCGCTAAGAAAACGGCCGTAATGATTTAGCCCTTAACGGTATGCTCTTATTGCATTGTTCATCCTACATAAAATATCTTTGCG
This genomic interval from Rhipicephalus microplus isolate Deutch F79 chromosome 10, USDA_Rmic, whole genome shotgun sequence contains the following:
- the LOC142774567 gene encoding uncharacterized protein LOC142774567 codes for the protein MVASYSAAVDGEREPRIRVVPVQRRAPFFFAAIRRVTPMEIRPQMEVFQPLKTLVTLLSFCSVVVTAFFLGGLNQANVRFCMLSQASSLQSQCILCNQQKYNTALNGCLKQNSLPANISQEEAFCILAACIDSPRQTPITLGKRKRREGENRAEDENVVEEQVAHLVMEDYEMDDDDGGL